The Macaca fascicularis isolate 582-1 chromosome 11, T2T-MFA8v1.1 genome includes a region encoding these proteins:
- the MUCL1 gene encoding mucin-like protein 1 isoform X2 — MKFLAVLVLLGVFTFLVSAQSPTTSAPADTYPATGSGDDEATEAETTAAATTTTTAAPTTATTAAPTTATTAASTTAHKGILDLPKWLQDYLKGKLFP; from the exons ATGAAGTTCTTAGCAGTCCTGGTACTCTTGGGAGTTTTCACCTTTCTGGTCTCTGCCC AGAGTCCAACAACATCTGCTCCAGCTGACACGTATCCAGCTA CTGGCTCTGGTGATGATGAAGCCACTGAAGCTGAAACCACTGCTGCTGCAACCACTACGACCACCGCTGCTCCTACCACTGCAACCACCGCTGCTCCTACCACTGCAACCACCGCTGCTTCTACCACTGCTCATAAAGGCATTCTAG atTTACCCAAATGGCTTCAGGATTACCTGAAAGGCAAACTGTTTCCCTGA